Proteins encoded within one genomic window of Acidithiobacillus sp. AMEEHan:
- a CDS encoding transglutaminase family protein has product MAIQVALSHVTEYRFDRRVAMAPHIVRLRPAPHCRTPILAYSLQIEPKSHFLHWQQDPFGNYLARLTFPDPASHLRVAVELIAEMVAINPFDFFLEEAAEKYPFQYDAETLGSLRPYLECESAGPRLQEWLAEVPRAPQPTVNFLVELNQRLQRDIGYRIRMEPGIQDCDETLSLASGSCRDSAWLLVQILRHLGLAARFVSGYLVQLVADEKPIEGPAGPSADFTDLHAWAEVYLPGAGWVGLDPTSGLFAGEGHIPLACTPKPSDAAPITGAIDPCEVEFSFRNEVRRIHEDPRVTLPYDEPTWADINALGHKVDADLRRLDVRLTQGGEPTFVAVDDMDAPEWNTAALGRVKRERAEQLLRRLATQFAPGALFHTGQGKWYPGEPLPRWALSCYWRSDGVAIWRQARYQWQPGAPSAALPADAERFATKLTQRLGLAEDCLSPAYEDPLYQLWREAQQPNDVDWLQVEGLDDPAARSELAIALSRGLRVPVGFVLPLSWDWRKGIWHSAPWEFRRGALFLLPGNSPLGLRLPLSGLPWTAEREIQPELDPFAERPTLSADIHGEVEARYSTWTQRQARQPAPADLDSPNKVWVEVPHTALAVEWREGGLNVFLPPLAVLEHYLDLIAAIEGTAAELDVPVRIEGYPPPKDARLRSFAVTPDPGVIEVNIHPSTSWEELRDKTERLYAEARMCRLGAEKFMLDGRHTGTGGGNHMTLGAAWPEDSPFLRRPDLLGSMLRYWQNHPTLSYFFSGLFIGPTSQAPRVDEGRDTALYELEIALSQLPQGENLAPWRVDRLLRNFLVDLTGNTHRAEFCIDKLYSPDSASGRLGLLELRAFEMPPHPRMALLQSLLVRALVARFWQTPYRGHLQRWGTSLYDRWMLPHYLWEDLREICTELQESSYPLALEWFAPFLEFRFPVLGRVRIRAVEIELRMALEPWPVLGEEATGQGTARFVDASVERLQVRVTGMASARYVLVCNGCRVPLRATGTQGEAVAGVRYRAWQPVSALHPELPTDVPLVFDLIDTWNGRSIGGCTYRVSHPGGRNHERFPVNSYEAEGRRIVRFEPMGFTHGPLQPPPERGGLREFYPHGNPPGPLQPPAENPNPDYPCTLDLRRTR; this is encoded by the coding sequence ATGGCCATACAGGTAGCTCTGTCGCACGTCACCGAGTACCGTTTCGACCGTCGGGTGGCCATGGCTCCGCACATCGTCCGCCTGCGTCCGGCGCCACACTGTCGTACCCCCATTCTCGCCTATTCCCTGCAGATCGAGCCGAAGTCCCATTTTCTCCACTGGCAGCAAGACCCGTTTGGCAATTATCTCGCCCGCCTGACCTTTCCCGATCCTGCAAGCCACCTCCGGGTAGCGGTGGAACTCATTGCCGAGATGGTCGCCATCAATCCCTTTGACTTCTTCTTGGAAGAGGCGGCGGAGAAATACCCGTTCCAATATGACGCCGAGACCCTGGGCTCCCTGCGTCCGTACCTGGAATGCGAGAGTGCCGGTCCTCGGCTGCAGGAATGGCTGGCAGAAGTCCCGCGTGCACCGCAACCGACGGTCAATTTTTTGGTGGAGCTCAACCAGCGCCTGCAGCGGGATATTGGCTATCGTATCCGCATGGAACCCGGAATACAGGACTGCGATGAGACCCTGAGTCTCGCCTCGGGCTCGTGTCGCGACAGTGCCTGGTTATTGGTGCAGATTCTGCGGCATCTCGGTCTTGCGGCACGCTTTGTGTCGGGGTATCTGGTGCAGCTGGTTGCCGATGAGAAGCCCATCGAGGGGCCGGCGGGGCCGAGCGCCGACTTTACCGACCTGCATGCCTGGGCCGAGGTCTATCTGCCGGGCGCGGGTTGGGTTGGGCTCGATCCCACCTCCGGACTCTTTGCTGGAGAAGGGCACATTCCCTTGGCCTGTACCCCGAAACCCAGCGATGCCGCGCCCATCACGGGTGCCATCGATCCTTGCGAAGTCGAATTTTCGTTTCGCAATGAAGTGCGACGTATCCATGAGGATCCGCGCGTCACCCTGCCTTACGATGAACCGACATGGGCGGATATCAATGCCTTGGGCCACAAGGTGGACGCCGATTTGCGGCGGCTGGACGTACGCCTGACGCAAGGTGGAGAGCCCACCTTTGTGGCGGTGGATGACATGGATGCGCCAGAGTGGAATACCGCCGCCCTCGGACGCGTCAAACGCGAACGGGCGGAGCAATTGTTGCGGCGCCTGGCGACCCAGTTTGCTCCCGGCGCTCTTTTTCACACCGGACAGGGCAAATGGTATCCTGGCGAACCGCTGCCGCGCTGGGCGCTGAGCTGTTATTGGCGCAGCGATGGCGTTGCGATCTGGCGCCAGGCGCGGTATCAGTGGCAGCCGGGGGCGCCGTCCGCTGCCTTGCCGGCGGATGCCGAGCGCTTTGCTACGAAGCTTACCCAGCGTCTGGGACTGGCGGAAGACTGCTTGAGTCCGGCCTACGAAGACCCTCTCTACCAGCTCTGGCGTGAGGCGCAGCAGCCCAACGATGTCGACTGGTTACAGGTGGAAGGGCTCGACGATCCGGCCGCGCGCAGCGAACTGGCCATTGCCCTGTCACGGGGTCTGCGCGTCCCGGTGGGCTTCGTTCTGCCACTTTCCTGGGATTGGCGCAAGGGCATCTGGCACAGTGCCCCCTGGGAGTTTCGTCGGGGCGCGTTGTTCCTGTTGCCCGGAAACTCTCCCCTGGGCTTGCGCCTGCCGTTGTCCGGACTGCCCTGGACGGCCGAGCGTGAGATTCAGCCCGAACTCGACCCCTTTGCCGAGCGACCAACGTTATCCGCCGATATACATGGAGAAGTCGAGGCCCGTTATTCCACCTGGACCCAGAGACAGGCACGACAACCGGCGCCTGCGGATCTGGACTCGCCCAACAAAGTATGGGTGGAGGTGCCGCACACCGCTCTCGCCGTCGAATGGCGCGAGGGTGGCCTGAATGTCTTCTTGCCGCCCTTGGCGGTGCTGGAACATTATCTCGATCTGATCGCTGCGATCGAGGGTACGGCGGCCGAGCTCGATGTGCCGGTACGCATCGAGGGATATCCACCGCCCAAAGATGCACGGTTGCGCAGTTTTGCGGTAACCCCGGATCCCGGCGTCATCGAGGTCAACATCCATCCTTCGACGAGCTGGGAGGAGTTGCGGGACAAGACCGAGCGCTTGTATGCCGAGGCCAGGATGTGCCGTCTGGGCGCAGAAAAATTCATGCTCGATGGGCGGCATACCGGCACGGGTGGCGGCAATCACATGACCCTCGGCGCCGCTTGGCCGGAAGACAGCCCATTCCTGCGCCGCCCCGATCTCCTGGGCTCCATGCTGCGCTATTGGCAGAATCATCCGACCCTGTCCTATTTTTTTAGTGGCCTCTTCATTGGCCCCACTTCGCAGGCGCCGCGGGTGGATGAAGGGCGCGACACCGCGCTCTATGAACTGGAGATTGCCCTGTCGCAACTGCCGCAGGGAGAAAATCTGGCGCCTTGGCGGGTGGATCGACTGCTGCGCAATTTTCTCGTGGACCTCACCGGCAATACACACCGCGCCGAGTTTTGCATCGACAAGTTGTATTCCCCGGATTCCGCCAGCGGGCGCCTGGGGCTCTTGGAGTTGCGCGCCTTTGAAATGCCCCCGCATCCACGCATGGCGCTCTTGCAGAGTCTCTTGGTGCGGGCGCTGGTGGCGCGTTTCTGGCAAACTCCGTATCGTGGTCACCTGCAGCGCTGGGGCACCAGCCTGTACGACCGCTGGATGCTTCCCCACTACCTCTGGGAAGACCTGCGCGAGATCTGCACGGAGTTGCAGGAATCTTCCTACCCCCTGGCCCTGGAGTGGTTTGCGCCTTTTCTCGAATTCCGTTTTCCGGTGTTGGGGAGGGTGCGCATTCGCGCTGTGGAAATCGAGTTGCGGATGGCCCTGGAGCCTTGGCCGGTGCTGGGCGAGGAGGCGACGGGGCAGGGCACGGCGCGCTTCGTCGATGCCTCGGTGGAGCGTCTGCAGGTGCGCGTGACTGGAATGGCCAGCGCACGCTATGTGCTGGTCTGCAACGGCTGTCGAGTGCCGCTGCGCGCCACCGGTACCCAAGGCGAGGCAGTGGCGGGGGTACGCTACCGCGCCTGGCAGCCGGTTTCGGCATTGCATCCCGAGCTTCCTACGGATGTACCCCTGGTCTTCGACTTGATCGATACTTGGAATGGCCGGTCCATCGGCGGCTGTACCTACCGGGTCTCGCACCCGGGCGGACGCAACCATGAACGTTTCCCAGTCAACAGCTATGAGGCTGAAGGACGCCGAATCGTACGTTTCGAGCCGATGGGCTTTACCCATGGGCCCCTCCAGCCGCCGCCGGAACGTGGCGGCCTGCGGGAATTCTATCCTCATGGTAACCCTCCAGGTCCCCTACAACCCCCAGCGGAAAACCCTAACCCCGACTATCCCTGCACTCTCGACTTGCGCCGCACACGCTAG
- a CDS encoding PDC sensor domain-containing protein, which produces MNRFEQFHESQRELHMLMVGAVESIASPHLFQHSAATRRRILAHVMHRHGFLDLLYLLDAQGVQLGDNVVCRRLRGARGGDGVDRSHRPYFRLARSANGPIVTEPYLSLATSRFCVTVAIPIYSNTGELLGVLVGDSELDRALSLLQEDDTRRSFEPFFKAFYALFSCGLLLVSASLGLHGFVALRGLWHWQSPLSDFTTPFQATILFTLALAVFDLAKTILEEEVLLRKDVRRHSSTRRTLTRFIAAIAIAVSIEGLMLVFKFALDHPEELWLAVLLLLATAMLLAALAVYVYFGAKAERILTEQRRQNLSRSGSPSTQTK; this is translated from the coding sequence ATGAATCGCTTTGAGCAATTCCACGAGTCACAGCGGGAGCTTCACATGCTCATGGTTGGCGCAGTCGAGAGCATTGCCAGCCCCCATCTGTTTCAGCACTCTGCCGCCACACGAAGGCGGATCCTGGCGCATGTCATGCACCGTCATGGTTTTCTCGATCTTCTCTATCTTCTTGATGCGCAGGGGGTTCAGCTCGGTGACAATGTCGTCTGTCGACGGCTGCGCGGAGCCCGCGGCGGCGACGGCGTCGATCGCAGCCATCGTCCCTACTTTCGGCTGGCACGCAGCGCAAACGGTCCCATCGTCACAGAGCCTTATCTGTCCCTGGCCACCAGCCGTTTCTGTGTCACCGTGGCTATCCCCATTTACAGCAACACGGGCGAGTTGTTGGGCGTGTTGGTAGGTGACAGCGAACTCGATCGCGCCCTCTCACTACTCCAGGAAGACGATACCAGGCGCAGCTTCGAGCCCTTTTTCAAGGCATTTTATGCACTCTTTTCGTGCGGCCTGCTATTGGTGAGTGCATCGTTGGGCCTGCATGGCTTCGTCGCGCTCCGCGGTCTCTGGCACTGGCAAAGTCCTCTGAGCGACTTCACCACGCCATTCCAGGCTACCATCCTCTTCACCTTGGCGCTGGCCGTCTTTGACCTCGCCAAAACCATACTCGAGGAAGAGGTGCTGTTGCGCAAAGATGTGCGTCGCCACAGCAGCACTCGCCGTACCCTGACGCGCTTCATCGCTGCCATTGCCATCGCGGTTTCCATCGAGGGGCTGATGCTGGTCTTCAAATTTGCCCTTGATCACCCCGAGGAGCTCTGGCTGGCCGTTCTACTACTGCTCGCCACCGCAATGCTACTGGCTGCCTTGGCGGTCTATGTCTATTTCGGTGCGAAAGCAGAGCGCATCCTCACCGAACAACGTCGGCAAAACCTTTCCCGGTCTGGCTCGCCATCCACGCAAACAAAATGA
- a CDS encoding alpha-E domain-containing protein — MLSRVAENLYWMARYLERAEDLGRFINSATLLLLDLPLGTRFGWDILLQITGEARRFQQHYGQPSEKAIMRFLIADSRNPSSLLSCVHQARENCRTFRDLLPGEFWERINSIFLYVQDGLEKENIAEDRRARLEFLENVIARRHALVGLLVGSMSQNAAYQFIKLGRNIERADMGSRIVDVVSAVIPPEDQGVRRTVYQSLWVGVLRAMSALEMYRQHVGVQVRSTRAVEFLLRDSKCPRSLRSCLADMELALAYLPNAGVPAEALRRTRRRLDQLQIKELTPAVLHEYLDQVQKDLGVLHNSIENAYFRVREANDPYPHPSSQRIALQA; from the coding sequence ATGCTCTCGCGTGTAGCTGAAAACCTGTACTGGATGGCCCGTTATCTGGAACGCGCCGAGGACCTGGGGCGCTTCATCAACTCTGCGACCCTGCTGCTGCTCGATTTACCTTTGGGGACTCGCTTTGGCTGGGACATCCTCCTGCAAATCACCGGCGAAGCACGGCGCTTTCAACAGCACTATGGCCAGCCGAGCGAAAAGGCGATCATGCGTTTTCTGATCGCCGACAGTCGCAATCCCAGCTCCCTGCTATCCTGTGTGCATCAGGCGCGGGAGAATTGTCGTACCTTTCGCGATCTCTTGCCCGGGGAATTCTGGGAGCGAATCAATTCCATCTTCCTCTATGTGCAGGACGGATTGGAGAAGGAGAATATTGCCGAAGACCGGCGGGCACGCCTCGAATTCCTCGAGAACGTCATCGCTCGTCGGCATGCCCTGGTGGGCCTGCTGGTAGGCAGCATGAGTCAGAATGCGGCGTACCAGTTTATCAAGCTTGGGCGCAATATCGAGCGTGCCGATATGGGATCGCGCATCGTCGATGTCGTCAGTGCGGTGATTCCCCCGGAGGATCAGGGGGTGCGTCGGACGGTCTATCAGAGCCTTTGGGTGGGCGTGCTGCGTGCCATGAGCGCACTGGAAATGTATCGGCAGCACGTTGGGGTGCAGGTGCGTTCGACCCGCGCGGTCGAGTTCCTCTTGCGCGACAGCAAATGCCCGCGTAGTTTACGCAGCTGCTTGGCGGATATGGAATTGGCACTGGCCTATCTCCCCAATGCTGGCGTGCCCGCAGAGGCCTTGCGCCGCACCCGCCGCCGCCTCGATCAACTGCAAATCAAAGAGTTGACGCCGGCGGTCTTGCATGAGTACCTCGATCAGGTACAGAAGGATCTGGGGGTATTGCATAACAGCATCGAGAATGCCTACTTCCGGGTGCGCGAAGCGAACGATCCTTATCCCCATCCCTCATCGCAACGCATCGCACTGCAAGCCTAG
- the glnL gene encoding nitrogen regulation protein NR(II) produces MIPIKRSKKKAVVPDPLAILDGLDAAVLLLSAGNEIEYLNSSAENLLRVSATVCQGKDLESFCSTLEAESLQSILSDARRAGTMVSRHAVPLRVADGSRAVVDLLCSGLSTGSSWVLELRLVEASLRRAEEEMQDKVFEAAQEMLAGLAHEIKNPLGGLRGAAQLLERELPTPELQEYTRIILHEVDRLRRLVDRLRGDKSQPQRRMVNIHEVLEHVRRLLQVNLPTGVALRFDYDLSIPEFEADPEQLVQVFLNLLRNARQALAGQGTILIRTRVERFVNLQQHLYRLVLRVDVSDDGPGIPEDLMPRIFLPLVTSRAEGMGMGLAIVQNLVRAHGGTVHCRSQPGETIFSVRLPLPDGRFA; encoded by the coding sequence GTGATTCCGATCAAACGTTCGAAGAAGAAGGCGGTAGTCCCAGATCCGCTGGCCATCTTGGATGGTCTCGATGCCGCAGTGTTGCTGTTGTCTGCCGGGAATGAGATTGAGTACCTAAACTCTAGCGCGGAAAATTTGCTACGGGTGAGCGCAACTGTTTGTCAGGGAAAGGACCTGGAGTCTTTCTGCAGTACGCTAGAAGCGGAAAGCCTGCAAAGTATCTTGAGTGACGCTCGCCGGGCTGGCACCATGGTCAGCCGTCATGCCGTGCCGTTGCGCGTGGCCGACGGCAGTCGGGCAGTCGTCGACCTGCTGTGCAGTGGTCTGAGCACGGGCAGCTCGTGGGTACTGGAGCTGCGCCTGGTGGAGGCCTCGCTGCGGCGGGCGGAAGAAGAAATGCAGGACAAGGTCTTCGAAGCCGCGCAGGAGATGCTCGCTGGTCTGGCTCACGAAATCAAGAATCCGTTGGGCGGATTGCGCGGTGCCGCGCAGCTTCTCGAGCGCGAACTGCCTACCCCCGAGCTGCAGGAGTACACCCGCATCATCCTCCATGAAGTGGATCGCCTGCGGCGTCTGGTCGACCGACTGCGCGGGGACAAAAGCCAACCGCAAAGGCGCATGGTCAACATCCACGAGGTTCTCGAACATGTGCGGCGGCTGCTGCAGGTCAATTTGCCCACCGGCGTCGCCTTGCGCTTCGATTATGATCTCTCCATTCCCGAATTTGAGGCGGACCCCGAACAGCTGGTGCAGGTGTTTCTGAATCTGTTACGCAATGCCCGCCAGGCCCTTGCCGGACAGGGAACGATCCTGATCCGTACGCGGGTGGAGCGCTTCGTGAATCTGCAGCAGCATCTCTATCGCTTGGTACTACGTGTGGATGTCAGCGATGATGGCCCCGGAATTCCGGAAGACCTGATGCCGCGCATTTTTCTGCCGTTGGTGACCAGTCGGGCGGAAGGAATGGGCATGGGTCTGGCCATCGTGCAGAACCTCGTGCGCGCCCACGGGGGGACGGTACATTGTCGTTCGCAACCGGGAGAGACGATATTTTCGGTACGCCTGCCACTGCCTGATGGGAGATTTGCATGA
- the ntrC gene encoding nitrogen regulation protein NR(I), with protein sequence MCMNSAVWVIDDDPSIRWVLEKALQKAEIPVRSFADADLALRAMGRERPGAVVSDLRMPGLDGLGFLREIQQRHPQLPVIIITAHSDLENAVAAFQGGAFEYLAKPFDIDDAVSLVQRALTVEGQQAVKEEAGFDRRDSEIIGESPAMQEVYRAIGRLSRSSINVLILGESGSGKELVARALHRHSPRADGPFVAINTAAIPAELLESELFGHEKGAFTGALAARKGRFEQAAGGTLFLDEIGDMPAALQTRLLRVLSDGTFYRVGGHAPIRADVRILAATHQDLQAKVRDGSFREDLYHRLNVISVHIPPLRERRSDIPRLARYFLHRAAESLGVEGKTLSPEAEARMAGWSWPGNVRQLENSCRWITVMAPSQRVELGDLPPELLPAGAAEDEDVGMPSSSPTADEGERKASGDWRSLLRQEAAARLQDGDNAVLDALLPDFERVLLQAALDASHGHKQLAAERLGWGRNTIARKMRSLGME encoded by the coding sequence ATTTGCATGAATTCCGCTGTGTGGGTGATCGATGATGATCCTTCGATTCGCTGGGTCCTGGAGAAGGCGCTGCAAAAAGCCGAAATTCCTGTCCGCAGCTTTGCCGATGCGGATCTCGCCTTACGCGCCATGGGACGCGAACGTCCGGGGGCGGTGGTCAGCGACCTGCGCATGCCAGGCCTGGATGGATTGGGCTTTTTGCGAGAAATTCAGCAGCGCCATCCGCAGCTTCCCGTCATCATCATTACCGCCCACTCCGATCTGGAAAACGCGGTAGCGGCCTTCCAGGGCGGCGCCTTCGAGTACCTGGCCAAGCCTTTCGACATCGATGATGCCGTGTCTTTGGTGCAACGCGCCCTCACGGTGGAGGGTCAGCAGGCGGTAAAAGAGGAAGCAGGCTTTGATCGCCGGGATTCAGAAATCATAGGTGAGTCGCCAGCCATGCAGGAGGTCTACCGCGCTATCGGTCGGCTCTCCCGTTCCAGCATCAATGTGCTGATTCTGGGTGAATCCGGCTCGGGCAAAGAACTCGTGGCCCGGGCATTGCACCGACATAGCCCTCGGGCCGACGGCCCGTTCGTCGCCATCAATACGGCAGCTATCCCCGCCGAGTTGCTAGAGTCCGAACTGTTCGGCCATGAAAAGGGCGCTTTTACCGGGGCGTTAGCGGCGCGGAAAGGCCGTTTTGAACAGGCAGCCGGTGGCACCCTGTTTCTGGACGAGATCGGTGACATGCCTGCAGCCTTGCAGACCCGACTGTTGCGGGTACTTTCCGATGGCACCTTCTATCGCGTGGGCGGCCATGCCCCCATCCGTGCCGACGTGCGGATTCTAGCGGCAACTCATCAGGATCTGCAGGCGAAAGTGCGCGATGGCAGTTTCCGCGAAGATCTCTATCATCGCCTCAACGTGATCTCCGTTCATATCCCGCCACTGCGGGAGCGACGCTCTGACATTCCGCGTCTGGCGCGTTACTTTTTGCATCGGGCGGCGGAGAGTCTGGGGGTGGAAGGCAAGACACTCAGCCCGGAGGCCGAAGCGCGTATGGCTGGCTGGTCCTGGCCGGGCAATGTGCGCCAGCTCGAAAACAGCTGCCGCTGGATCACCGTGATGGCACCCAGCCAGCGGGTCGAATTGGGAGATTTGCCACCCGAATTGTTGCCTGCGGGTGCTGCGGAGGATGAGGATGTTGGCATGCCTTCCAGTTCCCCGACAGCGGATGAAGGAGAAAGGAAGGCTTCCGGCGATTGGCGCAGTTTGCTGCGCCAAGAGGCTGCAGCGCGCCTACAGGATGGCGACAATGCCGTGCTCGACGCGCTATTGCCGGATTTCGAGCGGGTACTGCTGCAGGCGGCGTTGGATGCCAGCCATGGCCACAAGCAGTTGGCAGCGGAGCGCCTGGGTTGGGGCCGCAATACCATCGCCCGCAAGATGCGCTCTCTCGGTATGGAATAA
- a CDS encoding peptidase: MTYCLAIHVEAGLVFCSDSRTNAGTDHVNTYSKMHEFVLPGQRFFCLLSSGNLATTQVVVQRLRQDLETPSAQNLWSVPSLAAAADYVGWLSADVQRVQAGRDTANTVFEASFILGGQIAGDAPGIYLIYPQGNYIHESADHPFLQIGEIKYGKPILDRVVQPALSLEAAARCALVSMNSTIRSNLTVGPPIELGIYRTDSLQLGECLSLLDDDPFYKAIADGWSAGLARALEELPRFPWEDGASS, encoded by the coding sequence ATGACCTATTGCTTGGCCATCCATGTCGAAGCCGGCTTGGTGTTTTGCTCCGATTCCCGGACCAATGCCGGCACCGATCATGTCAATACCTATTCCAAGATGCACGAGTTCGTGCTGCCTGGGCAACGCTTCTTCTGTTTGCTCTCGTCCGGGAATCTGGCCACCACCCAAGTGGTAGTGCAGCGGCTGCGACAGGATCTGGAGACGCCTTCGGCGCAGAACCTCTGGTCGGTACCCAGTTTGGCGGCTGCCGCGGATTACGTCGGTTGGCTCAGCGCTGATGTGCAGCGGGTGCAGGCGGGTCGGGATACCGCCAACACGGTCTTCGAGGCGAGTTTTATTCTTGGCGGGCAGATTGCTGGCGACGCCCCCGGCATCTATCTGATCTACCCCCAGGGCAATTACATCCACGAGTCGGCCGACCACCCTTTCTTGCAGATCGGCGAGATCAAATACGGCAAGCCGATCCTGGACCGTGTCGTGCAACCCGCCCTGTCCCTTGAAGCGGCGGCCCGTTGCGCCCTGGTGTCCATGAATTCGACCATTCGCAGTAATCTGACCGTTGGTCCGCCCATTGAACTGGGGATCTACCGGACGGACAGCCTGCAGCTTGGGGAGTGTTTGAGCTTGCTCGACGACGACCCCTTTTACAAAGCCATTGCCGATGGCTGGAGTGCCGGCTTGGCGCGTGCTCTGGAGGAATTGCCCCGTTTTCCCTGGGAGGATGGTGCATCATCATAG
- a CDS encoding circularly permuted type 2 ATP-grasp protein, which yields MQKILYAYPEGSSYDELLTAAGRPRAVAKALLEHFERLGSEALRQRQETADAAIRAMGITFTVYSEAGNIDRSWPFDIVPRTLSAREWTQIEAGLRQRVRALNHFIDDIYNEQRVLDDKIFPREVLEGSRNFRTACQGVHPRFGAWANICGSDLVRDADGTVYVLEDNLRVPSGVSYMLENRAIMKRLFPEIFAMCSILPVDDYPAQLASMLADLSPRPSDKPVIAVLTPGIYNSAYFEHSYLAQQMGAYLAEGSDFLVDGEDRVFLRTISGLLQVDVIYRRVDDDFLDPEVFRDDSVIGIPGLMRAWKRGTVAIANAPGTGVADDKVVYAFVPDFIRYYLKEEPILPNVPTYLCMREADREYVLAHLDELVVKPANESGGYGMLIGPRASEEERQRFAERIREDPRNYIAQPTLSLSTAPTLIGDHLEPRHLDLRPFILQAKDSYVTTGGLTRVAMNAGSLVVNSSQGGGSKDTWIVEEDA from the coding sequence ATGCAAAAGATACTGTATGCGTACCCGGAAGGAAGTTCGTACGATGAGCTGTTGACCGCCGCGGGAAGGCCGCGTGCCGTCGCCAAGGCGTTGCTCGAGCACTTTGAAAGGCTTGGGTCTGAGGCGCTGCGGCAACGTCAGGAGACCGCAGATGCGGCCATTCGTGCGATGGGTATCACTTTTACCGTCTACAGTGAGGCGGGCAATATCGATCGCTCCTGGCCTTTCGACATCGTGCCGCGAACCCTGTCGGCGCGTGAGTGGACGCAGATTGAAGCTGGACTGCGGCAGCGTGTCCGGGCCCTCAACCACTTCATCGATGACATCTACAACGAACAGCGGGTGCTCGACGACAAGATTTTCCCACGCGAAGTTCTCGAAGGCTCGCGCAATTTCCGCACTGCCTGCCAAGGTGTGCACCCGCGCTTTGGCGCCTGGGCCAATATCTGTGGCTCGGATCTGGTGCGTGACGCGGACGGCACGGTGTATGTGCTGGAAGACAACCTGCGCGTGCCCTCGGGGGTTTCCTACATGCTGGAAAACCGCGCGATCATGAAACGGCTCTTCCCCGAGATTTTCGCGATGTGTTCGATCCTGCCCGTAGATGACTACCCGGCGCAGTTGGCGAGCATGCTTGCCGATCTCAGCCCCCGGCCGAGCGACAAGCCGGTGATCGCGGTACTGACTCCCGGGATTTACAACTCTGCCTACTTCGAGCACAGCTACCTCGCCCAGCAAATGGGCGCCTATCTGGCCGAGGGGTCGGACTTTCTGGTCGATGGCGAAGATCGGGTATTTCTGCGCACCATTTCAGGTCTATTGCAGGTGGATGTGATCTACCGTCGCGTGGACGATGATTTTCTCGATCCCGAGGTGTTTCGCGATGATTCCGTCATTGGCATTCCAGGACTGATGCGCGCCTGGAAGCGCGGTACCGTAGCGATCGCCAACGCCCCCGGAACCGGGGTTGCTGATGACAAGGTGGTCTATGCCTTTGTGCCCGATTTCATTCGCTATTACCTGAAAGAAGAGCCGATCTTGCCCAATGTCCCGACGTACCTATGCATGCGGGAGGCGGATCGGGAATATGTGCTCGCGCATCTCGACGAATTGGTGGTCAAGCCCGCCAACGAGTCGGGTGGCTATGGCATGCTCATTGGCCCGCGTGCTTCTGAGGAGGAGCGGCAGCGTTTTGCCGAACGAATTCGCGAAGATCCTCGCAATTATATCGCCCAACCCACCCTGTCTCTGTCCACTGCACCCACCCTGATTGGCGATCATCTGGAACCGCGCCATCTGGATTTGCGGCCCTTCATTTTGCAGGCCAAGGACAGCTATGTGACTACCGGGGGGCTGACCCGCGTGGCCATGAATGCCGGATCCCTGGTCGTAAACAGCTCCCAGGGAGGCGGCAGTAAGGATACTTGGATTGTCGAGGAGGATGCCTGA